A region from the Hydrogenimonas sp. genome encodes:
- a CDS encoding SSU ribosomal protein S10p produces the protein MHGRMIDIVSATPDTIDSLMKLDLAPEVDVEVRSMGNKG, from the coding sequence ATGCACGGACGTATGATAGACATCGTCTCTGCCACTCCTGATACCATCGATTCGCTTATGAAGCTTGATCTTGCGCCGGAAGTAGACGTCGAAGTACGATCTATGGGCAACAAGGGGTAA
- a CDS encoding SSU ribosomal protein S21p — MPGIVVRENESFDEAYRRFKKQVDRNLIVTEARARRFYEPMTEKRKKQKIAARKKLLKRLFMLRRYESRL, encoded by the coding sequence ATGCCTGGCATCGTCGTACGTGAAAACGAGTCTTTTGATGAAGCTTACCGCAGATTCAAAAAGCAGGTCGATCGCAACCTGATCGTCACTGAAGCTCGTGCAAGACGCTTCTATGAGCCTATGACCGAAAAGCGCAAAAAGCAGAAGATCGCTGCGCGCAAGAAGTTGCTCAAGCGTCTCTTTATGCTGCGCAGATACGAATCCCGTCTCTAA
- a CDS encoding permeases of the major facilitator superfamily, whose protein sequence is MACRMGSQDRLSRVVAGIILIGFAMITGNVVGWFGIIPLVTGIIGWCPIYKPLGIDTCKTEHSEH, encoded by the coding sequence ATGGCATGTCGAATGGGAAGCCAGGACAGGCTCAGCAGAGTAGTCGCCGGGATTATACTTATAGGTTTTGCGATGATTACGGGAAATGTCGTCGGGTGGTTCGGGATAATACCGCTGGTTACCGGGATTATCGGATGGTGCCCAATCTACAAACCTCTTGGAATAGATACCTGCAAAACGGAACATTCGGAGCACTGA
- a CDS encoding ribonuclease HII, protein MKQLCGIDEAGRGPLAGPLVMAGVVLYDPIEGLTDSKQLTEKKREKLFEIITKDCAYRIVSFDAGTIDEIGITSCLVRGLKEIMRTLRAEKYLFDGNTAFGIKELECKIRADIAIPQVSAASILAKVTRDRFMVEMAKEYPQYSFEKHKGYGTREHLEAIKRYGYSPLHRKSFKIRSLQQPSLF, encoded by the coding sequence ATGAAACAGTTATGCGGTATTGACGAAGCGGGAAGAGGACCGCTTGCCGGCCCCCTGGTGATGGCGGGGGTCGTTCTCTACGACCCGATCGAGGGGCTGACGGACTCCAAACAGCTTACAGAAAAAAAGAGGGAGAAGCTGTTTGAGATCATTACGAAAGATTGCGCCTACCGTATTGTCAGCTTCGATGCCGGAACTATCGACGAAATCGGCATAACCTCCTGCCTTGTAAGAGGCCTTAAAGAGATTATGCGGACACTTCGGGCCGAAAAGTACCTCTTCGACGGCAATACCGCTTTCGGAATCAAAGAGCTCGAGTGCAAAATCAGAGCGGATATCGCTATTCCGCAGGTGAGTGCCGCCAGCATTCTCGCCAAGGTAACCCGGGACCGGTTTATGGTAGAGATGGCGAAAGAGTATCCCCAATACAGCTTTGAAAAGCATAAAGGGTATGGAACCAGAGAACATCTGGAGGCGATAAAGAGGTACGGCTACTCACCGCTCCATAGAAAGAGTTTCAAAATAAGATCTCTTCAGCAGCCTTCACTCTTTTGA
- a CDS encoding LSU ribosomal protein L23p, with the protein MADITDIKSILYTEKTLGLQEDGVIVVQTSPKVTKNQLKAIFKEYFGVNPVKVNSLRQSGKVKRFRGKEGKRADFKKFYVKLPEGANIESLSA; encoded by the coding sequence ATGGCAGATATTACAGACATCAAATCGATACTCTATACGGAAAAGACACTCGGTCTTCAAGAAGATGGTGTCATCGTTGTGCAGACATCTCCGAAGGTTACGAAGAATCAGCTCAAAGCGATCTTCAAAGAGTACTTCGGAGTAAATCCGGTCAAGGTGAACTCGCTTCGCCAGAGCGGCAAGGTCAAACGTTTCCGAGGCAAAGAAGGAAAGCGTGCAGATTTCAAAAAGTTCTATGTTAAGCTGCCGGAAGGCGCAAACATCGAGAGCTTGAGTGCGTAA
- a CDS encoding NAD(P)HX epimerase / NAD(P)HX dehydratase, which produces MQKIFDDCYALDRRCYEKFNLTEDILMEHAAMGLKRAVESSAEAKSHILIVAGPGNNGADGITLARLLHEDYEVSLFLPYDAKSEMAKIQLKRARQIGLDTVNSLPLHADVVVDALFGAGFSKPLDIKGIDLIDTLNAMGGYKIACDIPSGIDPKGNPNPIAFRADLTVTMGALKKSLFSDFAKQHTGVVEVTDLGISRKIYEHHTDTFLLEAGDFNPPSRGNPASHKGDYGHLCVIAGKKKGAAILCGSAALRSGAGLVTLVTDHTIENIPHSLMQAGDLPDNTTAVAMGMGLGLEYDPIMIKSTILDYDIPVLLDADVCYVPWVKTLLQECSKTVVTPHPKEFSALLKTLDIDDVDVSTIQSDRFGWAQKFSEAYPKTALLLKGANTIIAHEGSVYVNPLGTPVLSQAGSGDVLSGIISSLLAQGYTPLNAAINGSLALALAASNYKGADYSATAEDLIEEIRWLAS; this is translated from the coding sequence ATGCAAAAGATATTCGACGACTGCTATGCACTGGACAGACGCTGCTACGAAAAGTTCAACCTGACCGAAGATATATTGATGGAACACGCGGCGATGGGGCTCAAGCGCGCCGTAGAGTCGTCAGCCGAAGCGAAATCGCATATACTCATAGTCGCCGGACCCGGAAACAACGGAGCCGACGGCATAACCCTGGCACGACTGCTGCATGAAGATTACGAAGTATCTCTTTTTCTGCCCTACGACGCAAAATCGGAGATGGCGAAGATTCAGCTGAAGCGCGCCCGGCAGATCGGGCTAGATACGGTCAACTCTCTTCCGCTGCATGCGGACGTTGTCGTAGATGCGCTTTTCGGTGCCGGCTTCTCGAAACCTCTCGACATAAAGGGGATAGACCTGATAGACACTCTCAACGCTATGGGCGGGTATAAGATAGCCTGCGATATCCCCAGCGGAATCGACCCGAAAGGAAACCCCAACCCTATTGCGTTCAGAGCCGATCTGACCGTTACAATGGGTGCTCTGAAAAAATCGCTCTTCAGCGACTTTGCGAAGCAGCACACGGGAGTCGTAGAGGTAACCGACCTGGGGATAAGCAGAAAGATCTACGAACACCACACCGATACTTTCCTGCTCGAAGCCGGAGACTTCAATCCGCCCTCAAGGGGCAACCCCGCTTCGCACAAAGGAGATTACGGACATCTGTGCGTCATAGCGGGGAAGAAAAAAGGAGCGGCTATTCTCTGCGGCTCCGCGGCGCTGCGTTCCGGCGCCGGCCTCGTCACCCTGGTTACAGACCACACGATAGAGAACATTCCCCACTCCCTGATGCAGGCCGGCGATCTGCCCGACAACACTACGGCGGTAGCAATGGGGATGGGGCTCGGCCTCGAGTATGATCCGATCATGATAAAATCCACGATACTGGATTACGATATTCCAGTTCTGCTGGATGCCGACGTATGCTACGTTCCGTGGGTCAAAACCCTGCTCCAGGAGTGCAGCAAAACGGTCGTCACACCCCATCCGAAAGAGTTTTCCGCACTGCTCAAAACACTCGATATCGACGATGTCGACGTCTCTACGATTCAGAGCGACCGTTTCGGATGGGCCCAAAAATTCAGCGAAGCCTACCCGAAAACGGCTCTTCTACTGAAAGGGGCAAACACCATAATCGCCCACGAAGGCTCTGTATATGTAAACCCCCTCGGCACTCCGGTGCTCTCCCAGGCCGGCAGCGGAGATGTCCTAAGCGGCATAATCTCCTCCCTGCTGGCACAGGGTTACACCCCCCTGAATGCCGCCATCAACGGTTCGCTGGCTCTCGCCCTCGCCGCTTCAAACTACAAAGGGGCCGACTACAGCGCTACCGCGGAAGATCTGATAGAGGAGATACGTTGGCTCGCATCCTGA
- a CDS encoding phosphoribosylglycinamide formyltransferase 2 codes for MHFTAPLKSNSTKIMLLGSGELGKEVAIEAQRLGIEVIAVDRYPNAPAHQVAHEAHVIDMQNKDEVLDLIRRTRPDYILPEIEAISIEALFAAEKEGFHVIPNAEAVNKTMNRKNIRKFAAEELGLKTSAYRFVSSFDALEAAADAIGYPCVIKPVMSSSGHGQSVAYSREDLAGCWEAAKEARGDSSELIVEGFIEFDYEITLLTARTEKETIFCEPIGHEQKDGDYVFSWQPAFMAPGVREKAEEIAKKITDGLGGRGIFGVELFVRGDEVYFSEVSPRPHDTGMVTLITQSQSEFALHLRAVLGLPLEFSFYTPGASAAYKAKRESVTPVIHAEDGVFAADSYIRIFGKPESHEGRRMAVVLTMAASESEALKKAKERIGYLDDYANVTRVVESEREESEDESCVIKKVFKFIFGK; via the coding sequence ATGCATTTTACGGCACCCCTTAAATCGAACAGTACAAAAATCATGCTGCTTGGAAGCGGAGAGCTCGGCAAAGAGGTGGCGATAGAGGCCCAGAGGCTTGGAATAGAGGTGATAGCGGTCGACAGATATCCCAACGCTCCGGCGCATCAGGTGGCTCACGAAGCCCACGTGATTGATATGCAGAACAAGGATGAGGTGCTCGACCTTATCCGCCGGACGCGGCCGGACTATATTCTGCCGGAGATAGAGGCCATAAGCATAGAGGCTCTCTTCGCGGCGGAAAAGGAGGGTTTTCACGTCATCCCCAACGCCGAGGCCGTAAACAAGACGATGAACCGTAAAAATATCCGCAAGTTCGCCGCGGAGGAGCTGGGGCTCAAGACGAGTGCCTACCGCTTCGTATCGAGTTTCGATGCGCTTGAAGCGGCTGCCGACGCCATAGGGTATCCCTGTGTCATAAAACCTGTAATGAGCTCTTCCGGGCACGGTCAGAGCGTCGCCTACAGCAGGGAAGATCTTGCCGGGTGCTGGGAGGCGGCGAAAGAGGCGAGAGGAGACTCCAGCGAACTGATTGTCGAAGGGTTCATAGAGTTCGACTACGAGATCACCCTCCTTACGGCCAGAACGGAAAAGGAGACTATATTCTGCGAGCCTATCGGACATGAGCAGAAGGACGGCGACTATGTATTCAGCTGGCAGCCGGCGTTCATGGCCCCTGGTGTGCGTGAAAAGGCCGAAGAGATAGCGAAAAAGATAACCGACGGACTCGGAGGCCGCGGGATATTCGGAGTAGAGCTCTTTGTAAGAGGAGACGAGGTCTATTTCAGCGAAGTGAGTCCGAGGCCGCACGATACCGGCATGGTTACACTCATTACCCAGAGCCAGAGCGAATTTGCCCTCCATCTTCGGGCGGTACTGGGACTCCCTTTGGAGTTCTCCTTCTACACACCGGGAGCCAGTGCGGCATACAAAGCGAAGCGCGAGAGTGTGACCCCGGTGATCCACGCGGAAGACGGGGTGTTCGCGGCAGACTCATACATACGGATTTTCGGAAAGCCCGAAAGCCATGAAGGGAGGCGTATGGCGGTTGTGCTGACGATGGCCGCAAGCGAGAGCGAGGCACTGAAAAAGGCGAAAGAGCGCATAGGGTATCTTGACGACTACGCCAATGTCACAAGAGTGGTGGAGAGCGAACGGGAAGAGAGCGAAGATGAGAGCTGCGTCATAAAGAAGGTATTCAAGTTCATCTTCGGAAAATGA
- a CDS encoding sensory transduction histidine kinase: protein MIRFFLISLFLNQFLSGAVTIDRDRIDLLPYCEFLTLKDSHYSFEDVAKIPNSRWKKSDKKALSLGFSNNTTLWVKCTLENPFDKSITRILETDNPRTEFVTLYADHKKILSGSTYRGVTLDAINPYFKLRWKPKEAKTIFLSFKSYLFPLNARPVLWKPSSYAKHEKLRHLFLGIFFGVMGALLIYNFFIMIFTKDITYFWYCGYLAGMILYQLYYTRVLELYILHTPIKSALILNVLIAASLVFIPYFTRYFLNTSKTMPLVDKVLKFLPIYVLFVTFTQPPKISLMFLLVYAPIFIYISIKALAMRLQGSKYYAAGWLSVTSAMLIITLINFGYLPSIANSAFIPQAGFAFEALIFSIGLADRINTLKAEKEAADRELIDYHKEEQYRLQKMVERRTKALTKALEEKNILLKEIHHRVKNNLQMIVSLLQLQSSRIADEKILNIVSSAQSRIDSIGKLHELLYRNSKTLQIETEVYFRLIVEKLISNFQAENIESRYDIEAELDADRAIYCGLIINELVTNSLKYAFDAKEGKISISFKREGGRYLLSVADNGIGMGESIDGDSIGLTLVKALASKQLKGSFKVYSNGGTRVEIRFPA, encoded by the coding sequence ATGATAAGATTTTTTCTCATTTCTCTTTTTTTAAACCAATTTCTTTCCGGAGCTGTTACAATTGACCGGGATCGAATCGATCTTCTGCCATATTGCGAATTTCTTACCCTAAAAGATAGTCACTACTCCTTTGAAGATGTTGCCAAAATTCCGAATTCGAGATGGAAAAAGAGTGACAAAAAGGCACTTTCCCTCGGCTTCAGCAACAATACAACACTCTGGGTCAAGTGCACTCTTGAAAACCCTTTCGACAAAAGTATCACCAGAATATTGGAAACAGATAACCCCAGAACCGAATTTGTTACACTGTATGCAGATCATAAAAAGATACTATCGGGCAGTACCTACAGAGGAGTAACCCTGGATGCAATCAATCCCTATTTCAAACTGCGCTGGAAACCAAAAGAGGCTAAAACGATTTTTCTCTCGTTCAAATCCTATCTATTTCCGCTAAACGCAAGACCTGTTTTATGGAAACCGTCAAGTTATGCAAAACATGAAAAGTTGAGGCACCTTTTTCTCGGTATATTTTTCGGAGTTATGGGTGCTCTGCTGATCTATAACTTTTTCATCATGATTTTTACTAAAGATATAACCTACTTTTGGTATTGCGGCTATCTTGCGGGAATGATACTCTATCAGCTCTACTATACCAGAGTCCTCGAGCTATATATACTCCATACCCCTATAAAGTCTGCTTTAATTTTAAATGTCTTGATAGCTGCGTCGTTGGTGTTTATACCCTACTTCACTCGCTACTTTCTAAATACGTCCAAAACTATGCCGCTTGTAGATAAAGTATTGAAATTTCTGCCTATATATGTTCTTTTCGTTACGTTTACCCAGCCGCCGAAAATCAGTCTAATGTTTCTGTTGGTGTATGCTCCCATTTTTATCTATATATCAATAAAAGCACTGGCCATGAGACTACAGGGATCCAAATATTATGCTGCCGGCTGGCTTAGTGTAACTTCAGCAATGCTTATCATCACTCTTATAAACTTCGGCTACCTGCCTTCGATTGCCAACTCAGCTTTTATTCCACAAGCAGGTTTTGCTTTCGAAGCGTTGATATTTTCTATCGGTCTAGCCGATAGAATAAATACACTCAAAGCCGAAAAAGAGGCCGCGGACCGGGAGTTGATCGATTACCACAAGGAGGAGCAGTACAGGCTGCAGAAGATGGTGGAGAGAAGAACGAAAGCGCTTACAAAAGCTCTGGAGGAGAAAAACATACTCCTGAAAGAGATTCACCATCGTGTCAAAAACAATCTTCAGATGATCGTATCGCTGCTGCAGCTGCAGAGCTCCAGAATAGCCGACGAAAAGATACTGAACATCGTCTCTTCGGCTCAGAGCAGGATCGACTCCATAGGCAAACTGCATGAACTGCTCTACAGGAACAGCAAAACATTGCAGATCGAAACGGAGGTCTACTTTCGGCTGATCGTCGAGAAGCTGATATCCAACTTTCAGGCCGAAAATATAGAGAGCCGTTACGATATCGAAGCGGAGCTGGATGCCGACAGGGCTATATACTGCGGGTTGATAATAAACGAGCTGGTAACCAACTCGCTGAAGTACGCATTCGACGCCAAAGAGGGGAAGATTTCCATATCTTTCAAAAGGGAAGGGGGAAGATATCTCCTGAGTGTAGCCGACAACGGGATCGGAATGGGCGAGTCTATAGACGGAGACTCGATAGGGCTGACCCTTGTAAAAGCGTTGGCGTCAAAGCAGCTTAAAGGTTCGTTCAAAGTATATTCCAACGGCGGCACCCGTGTCGAAATAAGATTTCCGGCCTGA
- a CDS encoding LSU ribosomal protein L3p: protein MEFIVEKIGMSRTISVPSVPVTLLKVQDVKVCEITEDGRAIVAYSSGKKRNKAIEGQQKKYGLSAEYNRFATLKVANTEAGDIDLTPLGEAKRVKTTFTTKGRGFSGVMKRWNFAGGPKSHGSRFHRAPGSIGNCEWPGRVQPGQKMPGQYGNTKVTVKNEIVSFDPENRILVVKGAVPGPNGAMGRVRISK, encoded by the coding sequence ATGGAATTCATCGTAGAGAAAATCGGCATGAGCCGTACAATCAGCGTACCTAGCGTCCCTGTTACGCTTTTGAAGGTACAGGATGTAAAAGTTTGTGAAATTACCGAAGACGGACGTGCAATCGTAGCCTACTCGAGCGGCAAGAAGCGCAACAAAGCTATCGAAGGCCAGCAGAAAAAGTATGGCCTCAGCGCCGAGTACAACCGCTTCGCGACACTCAAGGTAGCCAACACCGAGGCGGGAGATATCGATCTCACTCCTCTGGGGGAAGCCAAGAGAGTCAAGACGACTTTTACAACCAAAGGGCGCGGCTTTTCGGGAGTAATGAAGCGATGGAACTTCGCAGGCGGCCCCAAGAGCCACGGTTCACGTTTTCACAGAGCCCCGGGCTCTATCGGAAACTGTGAGTGGCCCGGACGCGTACAGCCCGGACAGAAGATGCCCGGCCAGTACGGCAATACAAAAGTAACAGTAAAAAATGAGATCGTATCGTTCGATCCCGAGAACAGAATCCTTGTGGTAAAAGGTGCGGTTCCGGGACCTAACGGAGCGATGGGTCGAGTAAGGATTTCCAAATGA
- a CDS encoding LSU ribosomal protein L4p, whose protein sequence is MSTAVVLNENLERAGEAEVPAKFLEAGAHNLYLYVKSYQAALRSNTAHSKNRSAVSGGGKKPWAQKGRGGARAGSIRSPLFVGGGAAFGPKANRNYDQKVNKKQKRLALLHALAEKAANGKLYIVDSVEVASGKTKDAAAMMNKLGERDALWVKSLIDDKTYLAFRNLPNCYLIEENELNGYLAAAYRAVVIEKAVWENLTKEG, encoded by the coding sequence ATGAGTACGGCAGTAGTTTTGAACGAAAACCTGGAGCGTGCCGGCGAAGCTGAGGTTCCGGCGAAGTTCCTCGAAGCGGGCGCACACAACCTATATTTATATGTAAAGTCCTATCAGGCGGCTCTGCGATCCAATACCGCTCACAGTAAAAACCGCTCCGCAGTCAGCGGCGGCGGCAAGAAGCCGTGGGCGCAGAAAGGGCGCGGCGGAGCACGTGCCGGCTCTATCCGCTCACCTCTTTTTGTCGGCGGCGGCGCCGCTTTCGGACCGAAAGCGAACCGCAACTACGACCAGAAGGTGAACAAGAAACAGAAGCGCCTCGCACTTCTGCACGCTCTTGCGGAGAAAGCTGCCAACGGGAAGCTCTACATCGTCGACAGCGTAGAAGTCGCAAGCGGCAAGACGAAAGATGCCGCGGCGATGATGAATAAGCTTGGCGAACGTGATGCCCTTTGGGTCAAGTCTCTTATCGACGACAAAACCTATTTGGCATTTAGAAATCTTCCGAACTGTTATTTGATCGAAGAGAATGAACTCAACGGCTATCTGGCAGCAGCGTACCGCGCGGTTGTTATCGAAAAAGCGGTTTGGGAAAATCTGACGAAAGAGGGCTAA
- a CDS encoding putative helix-turn-helix containsing protein, protein MHQLESFYESTPKAVGFIERKIEIPSHTVNLYGAPRTGKTWSVLDYMAKIPKRKRLYIDLRDLRIDKRSIGRQIGEFIRANGIETVAIDHFDGSFALPVCRQTIVVTEAPYRENPMMPLLQLHSLDFEEYLAFEKRHLHLEHSFSSYLRTGSLPAMATTADSILTIRLHENIRSIFGNENEIHLFKQISLFQGKPLTIHQLYTALKREHRISKDWLYKKVKSYEERRIVSWLPKYAQPKAAKRVLFYDFAMPASMHFEKSLMGQLYTIAAAKLKRREDEIFYTDKTDFFDPVSRRAILISPFANQQSAAARISRIIDEIDRLEIPEITLLTIANSFEFTFEKTEIRALPFYEWVLRD, encoded by the coding sequence ATGCATCAATTGGAATCTTTTTACGAATCGACACCGAAAGCGGTCGGATTCATCGAGCGCAAGATCGAGATTCCTTCCCATACCGTAAACCTCTACGGCGCTCCGAGGACCGGAAAAACCTGGTCGGTTCTGGACTATATGGCTAAAATCCCCAAAAGAAAACGGCTCTATATCGATCTTCGGGATCTCAGGATCGACAAGAGATCGATCGGCCGGCAGATCGGGGAGTTTATCAGGGCCAACGGGATAGAGACGGTTGCAATAGACCACTTTGACGGCTCCTTCGCTCTCCCCGTATGCAGGCAGACAATAGTCGTCACGGAGGCGCCCTACAGGGAAAACCCCATGATGCCCCTTCTTCAACTCCACTCGCTCGACTTCGAAGAGTACCTCGCGTTCGAGAAGCGACATCTGCACCTCGAGCACTCCTTCTCTTCCTATCTCAGAACCGGATCTCTACCGGCGATGGCGACAACTGCGGACTCGATACTGACCATCAGGCTACACGAAAATATCCGCTCCATATTCGGAAACGAAAACGAGATTCATCTGTTTAAACAGATCTCACTTTTCCAGGGAAAACCTCTGACGATACATCAACTCTATACGGCACTCAAGAGGGAGCACAGGATATCCAAAGACTGGCTCTACAAAAAGGTGAAATCGTACGAAGAGCGGCGAATAGTCTCATGGCTGCCGAAATACGCTCAACCGAAAGCCGCCAAAAGAGTACTCTTTTACGACTTCGCAATGCCGGCATCCATGCATTTCGAAAAGTCCCTTATGGGCCAACTCTATACGATAGCGGCCGCAAAGCTGAAAAGGAGAGAAGATGAGATATTCTATACCGACAAAACGGATTTTTTCGATCCTGTTTCAAGAAGGGCCATATTGATATCACCCTTTGCGAACCAACAGAGTGCCGCAGCCAGAATTTCACGCATAATAGACGAGATCGACAGACTCGAAATCCCTGAAATTACACTCCTCACCATAGCAAACTCGTTCGAATTTACATTTGAAAAGACGGAAATCAGAGCTCTCCCTTTTTATGAGTGGGTGCTGAGGGATTGA